Proteins encoded within one genomic window of bacterium:
- a CDS encoding lysophospholipase, translated as MITQYRIGLILLLLLLSLSSCVRTVTEESLFYPHRTPALSDSTTFRSIELRASDGVMLRGKIIGAPHYQRSMICFVGNAESIYRTFNYYAILSQKTECNLYLIDYRGFGISDSAKPTFASIIKDALLIFDTVRVRTPSQPLFLFGYSIGTVFATAVASERAADGLILIAPMTNAEETIKAFERELPWYLRWFIWLKPEAKLQNPNAQPVELIKQVTEPLLVMHGERDNLIPIALGRKLFASAASSEKRFLPVPKRGHSEWIALESPYTDSLKLFLIR; from the coding sequence TTGATTACTCAATATCGAATCGGCTTGATACTTTTACTACTCTTACTTTCCCTTTCCTCCTGCGTCCGCACGGTGACGGAAGAGTCGCTCTTCTATCCGCACCGGACGCCCGCGCTTTCCGATTCGACAACGTTTCGCAGCATCGAACTGCGGGCAAGCGATGGCGTGATGTTGCGCGGAAAAATAATCGGTGCGCCACACTACCAACGTTCGATGATCTGCTTCGTCGGGAATGCAGAATCAATCTACCGGACGTTTAACTACTACGCGATTCTTTCGCAGAAAACCGAGTGCAATCTCTACCTCATCGATTATCGCGGCTTCGGTATCAGCGATTCTGCGAAACCGACGTTTGCGAGTATTATCAAGGATGCGCTACTTATTTTCGATACGGTGAGAGTCCGTACCCCATCGCAACCGCTCTTTCTATTCGGTTACTCCATCGGTACGGTCTTTGCGACCGCGGTCGCATCGGAACGCGCCGCCGACGGATTGATACTCATCGCACCGATGACGAACGCCGAAGAAACCATCAAAGCGTTTGAACGCGAGTTGCCATGGTATCTCCGGTGGTTTATCTGGTTAAAACCGGAAGCGAAACTCCAAAATCCAAATGCTCAACCAGTAGAGTTAATCAAGCAAGTGACCGAACCGCTGCTCGTAATGCATGGTGAGCGCGACAATCTGATACCGATAGCCTTAGGACGAAAACTATTTGCCAGCGCCGCTTCCTCAGAGAAGAGATTTCTACCGGTTCCCAAGCGCGGCCACAGTGAATGGATCGCGCTGGAAAGCCCATACACCGACTCACTCAAGTTGTTTCTTATTCGTTAA
- a CDS encoding type II toxin-antitoxin system HicA family toxin — MPHLKRISGAEAIAIFQKFGFELHSQHGSHCKLLRIVGTRRQVLIVPLHKELDTGTLRAIIRQASRFIPQSELDQKFRA, encoded by the coding sequence GTGCCGCATCTTAAGCGCATCTCCGGAGCAGAAGCGATTGCAATCTTCCAAAAGTTCGGATTTGAACTACATTCTCAACACGGAAGCCATTGTAAACTTCTTCGTATTGTTGGTACTAGGCGACAGGTACTTATTGTTCCTTTGCATAAGGAACTCGATACTGGTACTCTCCGCGCAATCATCCGCCAAGCTTCCCGATTCATTCCACAATCAGAGTTAGACCAGAAATTCAGAGCATAG
- a CDS encoding type II toxin-antitoxin system HicB family antitoxin: MQRTINAVIRRGESFGYYAECLELPVVTQGNTLDETVSNLQEAVALAIEGEDLSEYGLSNDPTVVVSYELEPIRAAS; this comes from the coding sequence TTGCAACGAACAATCAACGCCGTGATTCGGCGCGGCGAATCGTTTGGCTATTATGCCGAGTGTCTTGAGTTGCCGGTAGTAACCCAAGGGAATACGCTCGACGAAACGGTGAGCAATTTGCAGGAGGCGGTTGCGCTTGCAATCGAAGGGGAAGACTTGAGCGAGTATGGGTTATCGAATGACCCGACGGTTGTTGTTAGTTACGAACTGGAACCGATTCGTGCCGCATCTTAA
- a CDS encoding 4Fe-4S binding protein, translating into MFFLEEQSNRENEQTETSGTAVDLVKMAKTRQKEQRQERLAQTWGGKQLRRFRARSYVQMAMFGVVLAIGFQFYRFVHAGLTTTSGALPHRPPGVDGFLPITGIMGVVDWIATGTLNTIHPAATILLLVFVVISLFWRKAFCSWLCPVGTISEYLALMGRKIFGRNFRIWKWLDITMRGFKYFLLSFFLWAIVSMGAIGTNAFLYSDYNYVADVKMGMFFVRLGTVGAVVMGILIVGSIFVNGFWCRYFCPYGALVGLFSWMSPTKIKRTASACIDCELCNKACPARLPVMTKERIVSVECTGCFDCVASCPVPEALNVEVREKVSPVRRVAMGISIVFVGVWLLAQLTGVWSNSISDEEYRERIPKMDDVGHPGR; encoded by the coding sequence ATGTTTTTTCTCGAAGAACAATCCAATCGTGAAAACGAACAAACCGAGACAAGCGGAACTGCCGTCGATTTAGTCAAGATGGCGAAAACGCGACAGAAGGAGCAGCGTCAGGAACGGCTCGCGCAAACCTGGGGCGGAAAACAGCTCCGGCGGTTTCGTGCGCGCAGCTATGTGCAGATGGCAATGTTTGGCGTCGTGTTGGCGATTGGTTTTCAATTCTACCGATTCGTTCATGCCGGTTTAACCACGACCAGCGGGGCATTGCCACATCGTCCTCCGGGAGTGGACGGGTTTCTCCCGATTACCGGTATCATGGGCGTCGTCGATTGGATAGCCACTGGCACCTTGAATACCATCCACCCTGCCGCAACAATCCTGCTGCTCGTTTTCGTTGTAATCTCGCTGTTCTGGCGCAAGGCATTTTGTTCGTGGTTGTGTCCGGTGGGAACGATCTCCGAATATCTCGCTCTGATGGGTCGCAAAATCTTTGGACGAAATTTTCGAATCTGGAAGTGGCTCGACATCACGATGCGCGGCTTCAAGTATTTCCTGCTCAGCTTCTTCCTGTGGGCGATTGTATCGATGGGCGCTATCGGAACCAATGCATTTCTCTACAGCGATTACAATTATGTCGCCGACGTCAAAATGGGGATGTTTTTCGTCCGGTTGGGAACGGTTGGCGCAGTTGTGATGGGTATTCTCATCGTAGGGTCGATCTTTGTGAATGGCTTCTGGTGCCGGTATTTCTGTCCTTACGGCGCACTGGTCGGCTTGTTTTCCTGGATGTCGCCGACGAAAATCAAACGGACGGCAAGCGCCTGCATCGATTGCGAACTGTGCAACAAAGCGTGTCCCGCACGACTGCCGGTAATGACCAAAGAGCGCATCGTATCGGTAGAATGCACCGGTTGCTTCGATTGTGTGGCAAGTTGTCCGGTACCAGAAGCGTTAAATGTGGAAGTGCGAGAGAAGGTGTCGCCTGTGCGAAGAGTCGCCATGGGAATCAGTATCGTTTTTGTTGGTGTGTGGCTGCTTGCGCAACTGACAGGGGTATGGAGTAACTCGATTAGCGACGAGGAGTATCGTGAAAGGATACCGAAGATGGATGACGTAGGTCATCCGGGAAGATAG
- a CDS encoding DUF192 domain-containing protein, whose amino-acid sequence MIRTKQIIRLLFALLLASISFAAPELPQKVTIGKVTAWLEISDDTDEIVQGLSDRTELAPDHGMLFVFPKPQRHSFWMYHCYFDIDLAYLDAQGRILEIQRMFAEPLSTPPALLKTYPSKTDSVQYVIEMEAGWFERNNIRPGDYATVAKFTSKFTPTEWDRLTK is encoded by the coding sequence ATGATACGAACGAAACAAATCATACGCTTGCTGTTTGCGTTACTCTTAGCATCGATTAGTTTCGCTGCCCCGGAGTTGCCGCAAAAAGTGACGATTGGAAAAGTAACAGCATGGCTGGAGATTAGTGACGATACCGATGAAATCGTCCAAGGACTTTCCGACCGTACGGAATTAGCACCAGACCACGGAATGTTATTCGTGTTTCCGAAACCGCAGCGGCATTCTTTTTGGATGTATCACTGCTACTTCGATATCGATTTGGCATATTTGGATGCGCAAGGCAGAATCCTCGAGATTCAACGAATGTTTGCCGAGCCGCTCTCGACTCCCCCCGCATTATTGAAAACGTATCCCTCGAAAACCGATAGCGTACAGTACGTCATCGAGATGGAAGCTGGTTGGTTTGAACGGAATAACATTCGTCCGGGCGATTATGCGACGGTTGCGAAATTCACTTCCAAGTTCACACCCACCGAATGGGATCGCCTTACGAAGTAG
- a CDS encoding CBS domain-containing protein: MTTVATHEVFVYLSDWMGRTVYDSSQHASGKIVDVLAQAGHMFPPIRGIVIRLDSRKVLYRLAANELNHWLITDALTVDPTKYQPLEPNEDEFLIRDWLWDRQIVDISGAKVKRVNDVQMIVGDVSYIVHVDVGFLGLARRLGFERSVKTVAKLFGKSLQDELISWKYVTPVKAQSGAPLRLSVQLTNLRNLHPAELADVLEELDKDERTEIVRAVGAETAAAALEVADEDVQKSVLESLTADESADILEEMDLQVAADVLEVVEEELAEAMLAAVEPETRDDITELAAHKDETAGSAMSSDFIQCHPDDTASEVLEKVRILAREIESFLYIYVVDDNEEFKGVVSLRAILTSSPSTPVHTIMHSRIISVTPDEPLEDVAELFSTYDFGFCPVVKDGRVLGVISLKHSFEELLPHFWKKRND; the protein is encoded by the coding sequence GTGACCACAGTCGCCACACACGAGGTTTTTGTCTATCTCTCCGATTGGATGGGGCGTACTGTTTACGATTCCTCGCAACACGCCTCCGGGAAGATTGTCGACGTGCTCGCGCAAGCCGGGCACATGTTCCCCCCGATTCGCGGCATTGTTATCCGTTTGGATTCCCGGAAAGTTCTCTACCGCTTAGCAGCCAACGAACTGAATCATTGGCTCATTACCGATGCGTTGACCGTCGATCCAACCAAGTACCAACCACTCGAACCGAATGAGGATGAGTTCCTGATTCGTGATTGGCTATGGGATCGGCAAATCGTCGATATCTCCGGCGCAAAAGTCAAACGGGTCAACGACGTCCAGATGATTGTTGGTGATGTCAGCTATATCGTCCATGTCGATGTTGGTTTTCTTGGTTTAGCGCGGCGGCTTGGATTTGAACGGAGTGTAAAAACCGTTGCGAAACTGTTCGGAAAATCGCTGCAAGACGAGTTAATCTCCTGGAAATATGTCACCCCGGTCAAAGCTCAGAGTGGTGCACCGCTTCGGCTCTCGGTGCAACTCACGAACTTACGGAATCTTCACCCGGCGGAATTAGCCGACGTATTGGAAGAACTCGATAAAGATGAGCGTACCGAAATCGTTCGCGCTGTCGGAGCGGAAACTGCCGCCGCCGCCTTGGAAGTCGCCGACGAAGATGTCCAGAAGAGCGTGCTGGAATCGCTCACCGCCGATGAATCGGCCGATATTCTCGAAGAGATGGATTTGCAGGTCGCCGCCGATGTGCTCGAAGTTGTCGAGGAAGAGTTGGCGGAAGCAATGCTCGCCGCAGTCGAGCCGGAAACCCGGGACGACATTACCGAGTTAGCGGCGCATAAGGACGAAACCGCTGGTTCAGCGATGTCGTCGGATTTCATCCAATGCCATCCCGACGATACCGCGAGCGAAGTGTTGGAAAAAGTGCGCATCCTTGCCCGCGAAATCGAGTCATTCCTTTATATCTATGTGGTCGACGATAACGAGGAATTTAAAGGGGTCGTCTCGTTACGGGCGATTCTGACATCCTCGCCCTCAACACCGGTTCATACGATTATGCATTCCCGCATCATTTCGGTGACGCCGGATGAGCCGTTAGAAGACGTCGCAGAATTATTCAGTACATATGATTTCGGATTCTGTCCGGTCGTGAAAGATGGTCGAGTATTAGGAGTAATCTCACTCAAACATTCGTTTGAAGAGTTGCTGCCTCATTTCTGGAAGAAGCGAAACGATTAA